In Naumovozyma castellii chromosome 1, complete genome, one DNA window encodes the following:
- the LUG1 gene encoding Lug1p (ancestral locus Anc_4.185): MQIVPPRFPPPTELSVDAPRLFTSTNRDHQDVSSSSMPTEIVYQILTYQFNDFMNNDHPGTSEKFNENLRIFLRSNLTVNKAFYHICKVLIYKYCNFTTAKRFHHLLKTIETHKEVRNIIQVADFEELTSIGLGRTGEMNKMIKNLTNETLLKFLQLTRANLREFLACEQIQDDLDDKIIYFLLKPGKNLSVLDFCGCSGPSFTTSLIDALERLYPRAENSNEEEDREEGEEVDPNQIQPLEFNYQITCLGLNDCTDLPSFVVGRVLQMLPELQKLDLSHTSIDDEVLLHKIPHLKNLTHFSLASCLQLSPRSILEFFSNHPCVTDENNSTTLEWLNLNCISNHSTVWNDVHTMFLLKKLCQHGHNKTLQYLNIGGLPLHQASFIKSFKSKVNVQKYYPCQDTLQFIKINFPHLKSLSIRGNNVSISKLVEFLSPNEYEEVSEVTGLEEQHLKFLNISNNPQINKWTIQDPTLFTCSSSLMAYEISFDAWQQIEKSNPNHEIIAMKYHTDFNSRSSMLRDSQKAEPVKWQCYIDSSYGRRYWIYKTDKYLNRADLFQMSNMIKYDSDGHKIIEIVKQPDFLKFAQAKIMLGCGIVSQSNIRRNLSYRDFKPPISQFLTRNGGITFGDTPQPIITPRLPPGGWRIIHDDSEDIEYESDARTITPQISNTLHSINEESTATIPSGNDDTIIVENEAEDDIDVDLRNGLYWDRSIQNLQSLSIQGPPQENDDEYLNNPELQRRRSQLSLLRSRSMTNSRSKLWPPPHNNSENNILGIMRPPLSNTSSTVSIMTKKLKRQQKLKTDYYYDHPEEYIYNRNDPVMTERYRIHFELVNEFKVFGNIERGMYRYYSLKT, from the coding sequence ATGCAAATTGTACCCCCCAGATTCCCGCCACCAACTGAACTATCAGTAGATGCCCCTCGTCTTTTCACATCTACAAACAGAGATCACCAAGATGTCTCGTCATCCTCGATGCCTACAGAGATTGTATACCAAATTCTCACCTACCAGTTCAATGATTTCATGAATAATGACCATCCAGGGACTTCTGAAAAGTTTAACGAGaatttaagaatatttctAAGAAGTAACCTCACCGTGAACAAAGCCTTCTATCACATTTGCAAAGTGCTAATCTACAAATACTGCAATTTTACCACAGCCAAACGATTCCATCATCTTTTAAAAACCATCGAGACTCACAAGGAGGTGAGAAACATCATTCAAGTGgctgattttgaagaattgacCTCCATTGGGTTGGGTAGAACAGGTGAGATGAATAAGATGATTAAAAATTTAACTAATGAAACccttttgaaattcttgcAATTGACAAGGGCAAATTTAAGAGAGTTCCTGGCATGTGAACAGATTCAAGATGATTTGGATGACAAGATTATATATTTCCTTCTTAAACCGGGGAAAAATTTAAGTGTCCTAGACTTCTGTGGATGCTCTGGTCCATCCTTCACGACAAGTCTTATCGATGCTCTGGAACGATTATATCCACGGGCGGAGAATAgcaatgaagaagaagatagaGAAGAGGGAGAAGAAGTAGATCCAAATCAAATACAACCATTAGAATTTAATTATCAAATTACATGTCTTGGATTGAATGATTGTACAGATTTACCCTCTTTTGTCGTTGGAAGAGTATTACAGATGTTACCagaattacaaaaattAGATTTATCCCATACTtccattgatgatgaagtgTTATTGCATAAAATAccacatttgaaaaaccTTACTCATTTTTCCCTCGCCTCATGTCTTCAATTATCACCAAGATcaatattggaattttttAGTAATCATCCATGTGTCACTGATGAAAACAATTCCACCACTTTAGAATGgttgaatttaaattgcATCTCGAATCATTCCACTGTTTGGAATGACGTACATACAATGTTCCtcttaaagaaattatgtCAACATGGTCATAATAAGACATTACagtatttaaatattggtGGATTACCATTACATCAGGCATCATTtatcaaatcattcaaaaGCAAAGTAAATGTACAAAAATATTACCCATGTCAAGATACATTACAATTTATAAAGATAAATTTCCcacatttgaaaagtttaaGCATTAGAGGTAATAACGtttccatttcaaaattagtAGAATTCCTTTCCCCCAATGAATATGAAGAAGTAAGTGAAGTGACAGGATTGGAAGAAcaacatttgaaattcttaaatATCTCAAATAATCcacaaataaacaaatgGACCATCCAGGATCCAACTTTATTTACATGTTCCTCATCACTAATGGCATACGAAATCTCATTTGATGCATGGcaacaaattgaaaaatcaaatccGAATCATGAAATTATAgcaatgaaatatcatACAGATTTCAATTCTCGTTCTTCCATGTTGAGAGATTCTCAAAAAGCTGAACCAGTGAAATGGCAATGTTATATCGATTCGTCCTATGGAAGAAGGTATTGGATTTACAAGACTGACAAATATTTAAACCGTGCCGATTTATTCCAAATGTCAAATATGATTAAATATGACTCTGATGGACAcaagattattgaaattgttaaaCAACCagattttttgaaatttgcACAGGCAAAGATTATGTTAGGTTGCGGTATCGTTTCACAAAGcaatattagaagaaaCTTGTCATATCGAGACTTTAAACCTCCTATATCACAATTCTTGACTAGAAATGGTGGAATAACTTTTGGAGATACACCACAACCAATTATCACTCCAAGACTACCACCTGGTGGGTGGAGGATTATTCATGATGATAGCGAAGATATAGAGTATGAAAGCGACGCACGTACAATAACTCCACAAATCTCAAATACACTGCATTCCATTAACGAAGAAAGTACAGCTACTATTCCCTCGGGAAATGATGATACTATAATTGTAGAAAATGAAGCAGAAGATGATATCGATGTCGATTTAAGAAATGGGTTGTATTGGGATAGATCCATTCAAAATTTACAATCTCTGTCCATCCAGGGACCACCTCaggaaaatgatgatgaatatcTGAACAACCCGGAACtgcaaagaagaagatcacAATTAAGTCTGTTAAGGTCCCGTTCCATGACAAATTCCCGCTCCAAATTATGGCCGCCACCACATAACAACagtgaaaataatattttgggCATTATGAGACCACCACTTTCTAATACATCTTCTACTGTGAGTATCATGAcaaagaagttgaagaGACAgcagaaattgaaaacagATTATTATTACGATCATCCAGAAGAATACATCTACAACAGGAACGATCCGGTGATGACAGAAAGATACAGAATCCATTTCGAGCTAGtgaatgaatttaaagTCTTTGGGAACATTGAGCGTGGAATGTATAGATATTACAGCTTGAAGACATAG
- the BUD8 gene encoding Bud8p (ancestral locus Anc_4.186) encodes MPFAGSSQKFQSSHETFPSVNDQNIESRRSIFIEQTEDADSNTGASGYTVFIDENRFSDMLLAHSRSDDDDDDDDDDDDDDDEEDSLETIESSKFDTSLSQDLRFSNNIRRNPALEQFSEIQLHAIINGAPADVTSRTTSNTTKYNIIDPNKTQPIRSSFDKSNPQHKHASITTDSKRSSGNQSQHSSLADRRRQEILSSQRHSSTGTIATALLMNVEESPAKSSKRNSSDCSSKLSSNYNRGGPQHLQTIPTTHHIDNRRESNSPTTPTKINNDSTDMDPSYTSTILYDNTIEPILEEAVKLLKFEMKSPYSHTHKVSLSLDSHNLNNTLDPGGDEDDTNEDDERFIPQNFKMASKPSVSSGEADLSQLSIQTDIKRIYAIPHSPSLLSNHISIPKIKKYVGSSNLAVTPESGAEETFNEEGKEDDIYHDSHEKKIKSIPILRDISGSSRWRMTPSMHLEEFYSPSKPTSKSQLTHQRQEEGNEEFKENPVETVKVEHPQETEHPPPESQIGNAYMTIERNNKHIGTEEMHYNHKNFNDIEQNIPKQQIDNSSVASFDSQNFKFFQIYSWQRILLVIFCCMLVPPSFFIIAVKNPIISNYRLMRMLMNKEHRLGLYKGFIWDVDLTWFKNLCLVLGCIELLCIFAGIGIGFGVGLTRK; translated from the coding sequence ATGCCGTTTGCGGGTTCATCGCAAAAGTTTCAATCTTCCCATGAAACATTCCCTTCCGTTAATGATCAAAATATCGAGTCAAGGAGGTCCATATTCATCGAACAAACGGAAGATGCTGATAGTAATACGGGAGCTAGTGGTTACACAgtatttattgatgaaaatagaTTTTCTGATATGCTCCTAGCGCATTCTAGaagtgatgatgatgatgatgacgatgatgatgatgacgatgatgatgatgaagaagattcgTTAGAAACAATAGAGtcatcaaaatttgataCATCGCTATCACAGGACCTCAgattttctaataatataCGACGAAACCCAGCTCTCGAACAATTCTCTGAAATACAATTACATGCCATTATCAATGGTGCTCCAGCGGACGTCACATCAAGAACAACATCCAATACAACgaaatataatattattgatcCTAACAAGACTCAACCCATACGAAGTAGCTTTGATAAATCCAATCCACAACACAAGCATGCATCCATCACTACTGATTCAAAACGAAGTAGCGGAAACCAAAGCCAGCATTCCAGTCTTGCGGATCGAAGAAGGCAAGAAATACTATCGTCTCAGAGGCATAGCAGTACGGGGACAATAGCCACAGCATTACTGATGAACGTTGAAGAATCTCCTGCTAAATCATCTAAACGTAATAGTAGTGACTGTTCATCGAAACTGTCATCTAATTATAATAGAGGCGGTCCACAACACCTACAAACGATTCCAACAACTCATCATATCGACAATAGGAGAGAATCCAATTCGCCGACGACTCCGACAAAGATAAATAATGACTCAACTGACATGGATCCTTCATATACATCAACTATCCTTTATGATAATACTATAGAACCAATCCTTGAAGAAGCTGTTAaactattgaaatttgaaatgaAATCTCCATATTCCCATACACACAAGGTATCACTCTCATTGGATAGTCATAATTTGAATAACACCCTTGACCCTGGAggtgatgaggatgatactaatgaagatgatgaacGATTCATACCTCAAAACTTCAAGATGGCATCAAAACCATCCGTTTCTTCAGGAGAAGCTGATTTATCCCAACTTTCAATACAGACAGACATTAAAAGAATTTACGCCATCCCACATAGTCCCTCATTGCTAAGTAACCATATTTCTATACCTAAGATCAAGAAATATGTTGGCTCATCAAATTTAGCCGTAACTCCAGAGAGCGGTGCTGAAGAGACTTTTAATGAAGAGGGAAAAGAGGATGACATATACCACGATTCCCatgagaaaaaaataaaaagtatTCCAATCTTACGGGATATATCTGGTTCAAGTAGATGGAGAATGACACCATCAATGCATCTAGAGGAATTTTATTCTCCTTCAAAACCTACTTCTAAGAGTCAACTTACTCACCAACGCCAAGAAGAAGGGAACgaagaattcaaagaaaatcCTGTTGAAACCGTAAAAGTGGAACATCCCCAAGAAACAGAACACCCACCCCCCGAATCTCAAATAGGAAATGCATATATGACCATAGAACGTAATAATAAACACATCGGAACCGAAGAAATGCATTACAATcataaaaatttcaatgacATTGAACAGAACATACCTAAGCaacaaattgataattCGTCTGTAGCTTCTTTCGACTCACAGaacttcaaattttttcaaatatacTCGTGGCAGAGGATTTTGCTTGTCATATTTTGTTGTATGCTTGTTCCACCatcattttttattattgcGGTAAAAAATCCAATCATTTCCAACTATAGACTCATGCGAATGCTTATGAACAAGGAACATAGACTTGGCTTGTATAAAGGATTCATTTGGGATGTTGATTTAACATGGTTCAAGAATCTATGTTTAGTTCTCGGATGTATAGAACTATTATGCATTTTTGCAGGAATTGGTATCGGATTTGGCGTCGGTCTGACAcgaaaataa
- the NCAS0A03570 gene encoding Zn(II)2Cys6 transcription factor translates to MVHTSNGKIKKLRSSRACSNCRRRKIKCSGIQPCPNCEIYGCLCVFEPVNGMTPMNFSSKPSETEFHHGNSMHSVKPKTEPSHDLITLDSVDYYFRTENLLTTPVFLISGNDGLYKDDSENQKCLIELQTILKQLQDLPESNPLVLNIKQNVTSQLQKLLNNWEPQIDLSKLQEVVQNTEKDSKSIETELMKNKYRDKVCLARFATWSDSTVGSDFNINSNPILSQGPSVEVARGLFSPIQVFSLRGIAFLLRKYLLNINNIKNSYSMKETVYLMLRIFDIGCFQENEQCRYFGNPLDVYLGKWQTISIPENLSSSIALPNSMTEMENNLVFRIIMMFPQPFTTEITSSTLHDLLYASQNSAVMFSHVVKMFSINKTKFVNFLVRITKANYKVLESDDNTFRSFCQLDDQLRTLCYHYFNLTLNNREICLTLEYLETLLSLLKNIRSSKQLYSFERMLNVALECAKHIGLPRWEYYVGLDEIIAEKRRKLWWELYCLEKHLCLQTGHISSINETFMTCLLPQQFIKVGLLNNKDLLTKINSVPQQLVNLMSVQSLAFYGRCAALQLVGHFQRKILYADRYTSIQNSAKHPILRARLLEETFKEFNEGKKALNCLKGQTMRLFTIANMDSSYARSSDISQEDSEIAKHFVFLYGNILCGILASSTNIVSRLTEECKRREMAAPLSKAGIELYKVWIEMNNILLGCESDYSICQLLKYYQLVFILIITKAFTIGDLVTKEDVITILRVFKRVHNISIFRNNEENEKVFKSESYKTFCSEFSVLGTVTRMTLISYMDEEKIDADGLNLILCSEAPDIADIPELILDSKAYTFKYLLKPVEKSGLHLRVKKMIEDDTHFHSEELKRREPFIKKLTESISDIPSTIINSPSNAKTFNPDINFGKQADGTFMSPLPQLQNGNLSDLKKKSMVGELQDPTKSRSNDSNLPTSGFNIGTLDDFVNNTDLNDLYDQLWSNQEWDTFL, encoded by the coding sequence ATGGTGCATACATCCAATGgcaaaatcaaaaaactGAGATCATCTAGAGCATGTTCAAATTGCaggagaaggaaaataaaatgttcGGGAATCCAACCATGCCCCAACTGTGAAATATATGGTTGTCTTTGTGTCTTTGAACCAGTCAATGGAATGACACCCATGAATTTCTCGAGCAAACCTAGCGAGACTGAGTTTCATCATGGAAATTCGATGCATAGCGTTAAACCAAAAACTGAACCATCACATGATTTGATCACTTTGGATAGCGTAGACTATTACTTTAGAACTGAAAATCTACTCACAACTCCGGTATTTTTAATCTCCGGGAATGATGGCCTTTACAAAGATGACTCTGAGAACCAGAAATGTTTAATTGAATTACAAACGATCTTGAAGCAGCTACAAGATCTCCCCGAATCAAATCCATTGGTTTTAAATATTAAGCAGAATGTAACATCTCAATTGCAAAAATTACTTAATAATTGGGAACCGCAGATAGATCTATCCAAACTACAAGAAGTGGTTCAGAATACCGAAAAGGATTCTAAATCGATAGAAACtgaattaatgaaaaataaatatagaGATAAGGTTTGTTTAGCAAGATTTGCCACATGGTCAGACTCGACCGTAGGTTCAGATTTTAACATAAATTCTAATCCTATATTGTCACAAGGTCCCAGTGTGGAGGTCGCCAGAGGACTTTTTTCACCAATCCAGGTTTTTTCCTTACGAGGTATAGCCTTTCTTCTTAGGAAAtatcttttgaatataaataatattaagaacTCTTACTCTATGAAAGAAACTGTTTATCTTATGCTGAGGATTTTTGACATAGGCTGTTTTCAAGAGAATGAACAGTGTCGCTATTTTGGTAACCCCCTCGATGTATACTTAGGCAAGTGGCAAACCATTTCTATTCCAGagaatttatcatcatcaattgcTTTGCCTAACTCGATGACAGAGATGGAGAACAATTTGGTCTTCCGAATTATTATGATGTTTCCACAACCTTTCACGACGGAAATCACATCAAGTACTCTTCACGATTTATTATATGCATCACAGAATAGTGCTGTAATGTTTTCACATGTAGTCAAAATGTTTTCCATCAATAAAACGAAATTTGTGAACTTTTTAGTCCGAATCACGAAAGCAAATTATAAAGTTTTAGAAAGCGATGATAATACCTTCCGATCTTTTTGTCAGCTTGATGATCAATTACGAACACTATGTTACCACTATTTTAATTTGACTTTGAACAACAGAGAAATTTGCCTTACtttagaatatttagaGACACTGCTATCATtgttaaaaaatattagatCTTCCAAACAACTTTATAGCTTCGAAAGGATGCTAAATGTGGCACTAGAGTGCGCAAAGCACATTGGTCTTCCTCGTTGGGAGTATTATGTTGGtttggatgaaattattgccgaaaaaagaagaaaactaTGGTGGGAACTGTATTGTTTGGAGAAACATTTATGTCTTCAAACTGGGCATATTTCTTCTATAAATGAAACATTTATGACCTGCCTCTTACCTCAACAGTTTATCAAAGTTGGTCTTCTGAATAACAAAGATCTGTTAACGAAAATAAACTCCGTTCCTCAACAATTGGTAAATTTAATGTCTGTGCAGTCACTGGCATTCTATGGGAGATGTGCAGCTTTACAGCTAGTTGGTCACTTTCAAAGGAAGATATTATATGCTGATAGATATACTTCCATCCAGAATAGTGCAAAGCATCCTATTTTGAGAGCAAGACTTTTAGAAGAAAcctttaaagaatttaatgaagGTAAGAAGGCACTTAATTGTCTAAAGGGTCAAACTATGCGATTATTTACAATTGCTAATATGGATAGCTCCTATGCTAGGTCTTCGGATATCTCACAAGAAGATTCTGAGATTGCGAAACATTTTGTATTTCTCTATGGCAATATACTGTGTGGGATATTGGCTTCATCTACCAATATTGTATCAAGATTGACAGAGGAATGTAAAAGAAGAGAGATGGCAGCTCCTTTAAGTAAGGCTGGTATTGAACTTTATAAAGTATGGATCGAAATGAACAATATTTTACTTGGCTGTGAAAGTGATTATAGCATTTGCCAGCTGCTGAAATACTACCAGCTTGTctttattttaataatcACCAAAGCCTTTACAATAGGCGACTTAGTGACTAAGGAAGATGTTATAACAATTTTAAGGGTTTTTAAGCGGGTTCacaatatttcaattttccgtaataatgaagaaaatgaaaaggtATTCAAGAGTGAATCCTACAAAACTTTTTGTAGTGAGTTTTCAGTCTTGGGTACAGTTACTAGAATGActttaatttcatatatggatgaggaaaaaattgatgCAGATGGActgaatttgattttatGTTCTGAGGCCCCAGATATCGCCGATATTCCAGAACTAATCTTAGACAGTAAAGCTTACACATTCAAATATCTATTGAAACCAGTTGAAAAATCTGGTCTACATCTAAGagtaaagaaaatgatagAAGATGACACTCATTTTCATTCAGAGGAACTTAAAAGACGAGAACCTTTTATCAAAAAGCTCACTGAGTCTATCAGTGATATACCTTCAACCATAATAAATTCGCCCTCCAATGCCAAGACATTCAACCCTGACATTAACTTTGGTAAACAAGCAGATGGTACTTTTATGTCTCCTTTACCTCAACTACAAAATGGTAATCTCAGCgacttgaagaaaaaatcgATGGTCGGTGAGTTGCAGGATCCTACCAAATCTCGTTCTAATGATAGTAATCTTCCAACCTCTGGCTTTAATATTGGCACTTTGGATGACTTTGTCAATAACACAGACTTAAATGATCTATACGACCAATTGTGGAGCAACCAAGAATGGGATACGTTTTTATAA